In a single window of the Bacillus rossius redtenbacheri isolate Brsri chromosome 8, Brsri_v3, whole genome shotgun sequence genome:
- the LOC134535522 gene encoding trafficking protein particle complex subunit 3: protein MSRQGTRLDTKTVNSELFTLTYGALVTQLMKDYTNVEDVNKQLERMGYNIGIRLIEDFLARTSSGRCYDFKDTAEKIQMGFRLFLGVTPTVTNWSAGNDEFSLQFESNPLTEFVELPDHCLNLKYANVLTGVIRGACEMVQMEVTSWFVQDQLKGDSVTELRVKFIKRLEDAIPAGED from the coding sequence ATGTCGAGACAAGGAACCAGACTAGatacaaaaactgtaaattcaGAGCTGTTTACGTTGACGTACGGCGCCCTGGTGACGCAGCTGATGAAGGACTACACGAACGTCGAAGACGTAAACAAGCAGCTCGAAAGGATGGGGTACAACATTGGAATCCGGCTGATCGAAGATTTCCTGGCCCGCACGAGCTCGGGCCGGTGCTACGACTTCAAGGACACGGCGGAGAAGATCCAGATGGGCTTCAGGCTGTTCCTGGGCGTGACGCCGACTGTCACCAACTGGAGCGCGGGCAACGACGAGTTCTCCCTGCAGTTCGAGTCCAACCCGCTGACGGAGTTCGTGGAGCTGCCGGACCACTGCCTGAACCTCAAGTACGCCAACGTGCTGACGGGGGTGATTCGCGGCGCGTGCGAGATGGTGCAGATGGAGGTGACCTCGTGGTTCGTGCAAGATCAGTTGAAAGGCGACAGCGTAACCGAACTGCGGGTGAAATTCATCAAGCGGCTAGAAGATGCAATTCCTGCCGGTGAagactga